A single window of Plasmodium reichenowi strain SY57 chromosome 12, whole genome shotgun sequence DNA harbors:
- a CDS encoding protein kinase 2: protein MEKRYQQLFKGKRIDFPLATGAASHVSLTYDEKKNPYLLCWTYIYQEKPEFTVPLKGCRIINNITEIGPCIHIITSNEEYQFQCRSKEEFDEMSQFFNMLGYPILGFKNVYVLNKKIGKGSFSTAYIGTNILYGNRVVVKEVDKSKVKESNVYTEIEVLRKVMHKYIIKLISAYEQEGFVYLVLEYLKGGELFEYLNNNGPYTEQVAKKAMKRVLIALEALHSNGVVHRDLKMENLMLENPNDPSSLKIIDFGLASFLNSPSMNMRCGSPGYVAPEILKYASYGTKVDIFSLGVILFNILCGYPPFRGNNVKEIFKKNMRCHISFNTKHWINKSESVKEIILWMCCKNPDDRCTALQALGHQWFLPKLTDMHMTSNINELKRNEAIVHKSNDQQDMCKKCKHFNNTQNDDIYNNNQLDPNKNHKNNYNDYKNYFDTMLKIDDKYSENFIKDKTSMDSISLNKKDYDAYLVHSNEHDTVVLHGKCQTTKNSSSLLSYKCSRRSPPQN, encoded by the coding sequence atggagaAAAGATATCAGCAATTGTTTAAAGGTAAAAGAATTGATTTTCCTTTAGCAACAGGAGCTGCTTCACATGTATCTTTAACATATGATGAGAAGAAGAATCCATACTTATTATGTTggacatatatatatcaagAGAAACCAGAATTTACTGTACCTTTGAAAGGTTGTCgtataattaataatataacagAAATTGGTCCAtgtattcatataattacaTCTAATGAAGAGTATCAATTTCAATGTAGAAGTAAAGAGGAGTTTGATGAAATGAGtcaattttttaatatgttaGGTTATCCAATATTAGGATTTAAGaatgtatatgtattaaataagaaaatagGTAAAGGTAGTTTTTCTACTGCATATATAGGTAccaatatattatatggaAATCGTGTGGTTGTAAAAGAAGTTGATAAATCAAAAGTGAAAGAATCAAATGTATATACTGAAATAGAAGTTCTAAGGAAAGTCAtgcataaatatattattaaattaatatctGCATATGAACAAGAAGGATTTGTATATTTAGTCTTAGAATATTTAAAGGGTGGTgaattatttgaatatttaaataataatggtCCATATACTGAACAGGTAGCTAAAAAAGCTATGAAAAGAGTTTTGATCGCATTAGAAGCATTACATTCTAATGGTGTAGTACATCGTGATttaaaaatggaaaatTTGATGTTAGAAAATCCGAATGATCCAAGCtcattaaaaataatagatTTTGGTTTAGCATCTTTTCTAAACAGTCCATCAATGAATATGAGATGTGGATCTCCTGGTTATGTAGCACcagaaatattaaaatatgcATCCTATGGTACAAAAGTTGATATATTTAGTTTAGGtgtaattttatttaatatattatgtggGTACCCACCTTTCCGAGGTAATAATGtaaaagaaatttttaaaaagaacATGAGATGTCATATAAGTTTTAATACAAAACACTGGATAAATAAATCTGAAAGTgtaaaagaaattatattatggATGTGTTGTAAAAATCCTGATGACAGATGTACAGCTTTACAAGCCTTAGGCCATCAATGGTTCTTACCCAAACTTACAGATATGCATATGACAtctaatataaatgaattaaaaagaaaCGAAGCTATTGTACATAAATCAAATGATCAGCAAGATATGTGTAAGAAATGtaaacattttaataatacacaaaatgatgatatatataataataatcaatTAGATCCTAATAAAAACCataagaataattataatgattataaaaattatttcgATACCATGTTAAAAATTGATGATAAATATTCtgaaaattttattaaagaTAAAACAAGTATGGATTCCatttctttaaataaaaaagattaTGATGCTTATCTAGTACATTCTAATGAACATGATACTGTAGTATTACATGGAAAATGTCAAACAACGAAAAAttcatcttcattattatcttaTAAGTGTTCTAGAAGATCTCCCCCACAGAATTAG